Proteins encoded within one genomic window of Bacillus sp. 1NLA3E:
- the mutL gene encoding DNA mismatch repair endonuclease MutL — protein MGKIILLDDTLSNKIAAGEVVERPASVVKELVENSIDAGSTIIEIEIEEAGLSKIRIIDNGAGIEEDDVLLAFQRHATSKIKDENDLFRIRTLGFRGEALPSIASVARLELKTSTGLEAGTRAVIEGGKVDTFEKSASRKGTDITITDLFFNTPARLKYMKSIHTELGNITDLVNRLALAHPEVSFRLTHNDRQLLQTNGNGDVRQVLAAIYGMNIVKNMIPISGTSLDFTIKGYISMPEFTRASRNYISTMINGRFIKNYSLVKAIQEGYHTLLPIGRFPIVLIDIQMDPILVDVNVHPSKLEVRLSKEQELNGLLSSIIKDVFKTKELIPTGFLTPKIERAKTEQTFMELDHLPEESITNSSAPSAAVPPPLGSVEKPWTPVRESGITDDYIQTASRSGSDVASLVEDASSDVGESVSPFDIDPFSEKMDSVNRTGIPTNSDSAKLTESQYEDDQTQKEGMRVPPLYPIGQMHGTYILAQNDRGLYLIDQHAAQERIKYEYYKEKVGQVASELQELLVPMTFEYSLDEALKIDEHKHELEIVGVFLEEFGINSYIVRSHPQWFPKGEEKEIIEDMIEQLLSMKKVDIKKLREEAAIMMSCKASIKANRHLRNDEIQALLDKLRMTTDPFTCPHGRPIIIHYSTYELEKMFKRVM, from the coding sequence TTGGGGAAAATTATTTTGCTTGATGATACCCTTTCAAATAAAATTGCCGCTGGCGAGGTGGTCGAACGCCCCGCTTCCGTGGTCAAAGAATTAGTGGAGAACTCGATTGATGCTGGTAGCACAATCATAGAAATAGAAATAGAAGAAGCAGGCCTTTCCAAAATCAGAATTATTGATAATGGAGCCGGTATTGAAGAAGACGACGTTCTGTTAGCCTTTCAACGCCATGCAACCAGTAAAATTAAGGATGAAAATGATCTATTCAGAATTCGTACGCTTGGCTTTCGCGGTGAGGCCTTACCAAGTATTGCCTCAGTCGCAAGACTTGAACTGAAAACATCAACTGGGTTAGAGGCTGGGACACGAGCGGTGATCGAGGGAGGGAAGGTTGATACCTTTGAGAAGTCAGCGAGCCGAAAGGGAACAGATATAACCATTACTGATTTGTTCTTTAATACGCCCGCTCGTCTTAAATACATGAAGTCAATCCATACCGAATTGGGGAATATTACCGATTTGGTCAATCGACTTGCTTTGGCTCATCCCGAGGTATCCTTTCGCTTAACCCATAATGACCGCCAGCTACTTCAAACAAACGGAAATGGTGACGTCAGGCAGGTCCTCGCAGCCATTTACGGAATGAACATTGTCAAAAATATGATTCCTATTTCCGGTACTTCGTTAGATTTTACAATCAAAGGCTATATCTCGATGCCTGAGTTTACCCGAGCATCAAGGAATTATATTTCGACGATGATTAACGGTCGGTTTATCAAAAATTACTCATTGGTAAAAGCCATTCAGGAAGGCTATCATACTTTGCTTCCAATCGGCCGCTTTCCAATTGTATTAATCGATATTCAAATGGACCCGATTCTCGTGGATGTGAATGTTCATCCGTCAAAACTGGAAGTCCGCTTAAGTAAGGAACAAGAATTAAATGGTCTATTGAGCTCAATTATTAAAGATGTCTTCAAGACAAAAGAATTGATTCCTACCGGCTTTTTAACTCCAAAAATAGAACGGGCTAAAACAGAACAAACCTTTATGGAACTTGACCACTTACCAGAGGAAAGCATCACAAATAGCAGTGCTCCTTCAGCTGCAGTTCCACCCCCACTAGGAAGTGTGGAAAAACCATGGACTCCTGTTAGGGAAAGTGGAATTACCGACGATTATATACAAACAGCCTCACGTTCTGGATCGGATGTGGCATCTTTAGTAGAAGATGCTTCCAGTGATGTTGGCGAGAGTGTGTCACCTTTTGACATAGACCCTTTCTCGGAAAAAATGGATTCAGTTAATAGAACCGGTATTCCGACGAACTCCGATTCTGCAAAACTTACAGAGTCTCAATATGAAGATGATCAAACCCAAAAAGAAGGGATGCGAGTACCACCCCTTTATCCAATTGGTCAAATGCATGGGACCTACATTCTTGCGCAAAATGATAGAGGCTTATACCTCATAGATCAGCATGCGGCACAAGAGCGGATAAAATATGAGTATTATAAGGAAAAGGTTGGACAAGTTGCGAGTGAACTTCAGGAATTGCTAGTTCCAATGACCTTCGAATACTCTCTTGATGAGGCCTTAAAAATTGATGAGCATAAACATGAGTTGGAAATTGTAGGTGTATTTTTAGAGGAATTTGGAATCAACAGCTATATCGTTCGATCCCACCCGCAATGGTTTCCTAAAGGGGAAGAAAAAGAAATCATTGAGGATATGATTGAGCAGTTACTATCAATGAAAAAGGTTGATATCAAAAAATTGCGTGAAGAAGCGGCAATCATGATGAGCTGCAAAGCTTCTATTAAGGCTAACCGTCACCTGCGTAATGACGAAATCCAAGCATTACTTGATAAGTTAAGGATGACCACAGATCCGTTCACTTGTCCTCATGGGCGTCCAATTATCATCCATTATTCAACCTATGAACTGGAAAAGATGTTTAAGAGAGTAATGTAA
- the mreBH gene encoding rod-share determining protein MreBH, whose translation MITTAEIGIDLGTANILVSSKNKGITINEPAVVVIDKHTKRVLAVGIAAKEMIGKTPEKIVAIRPLKDGVIADYDLTTEMLKYFMKKVEKKMGFTIRKPNVIVCTPSGSTSVDRRAIHDAVRQAGAKKVHLIEEPVAAAIGAGLPVDEPVANVVVDIGGGTTEVAIISFGGVVACHSIHIAGDQIDDDIIQFVRKKFNLLIGERTAEKIKIEIGHAIANHEEMNMEVRGRDLLTGLPKNITLSSLEIHETIMESLSHILEAVRATLEDCPAELSGDIVDRGIILTGGGALLKGLEEWLSAEIAVPVHLAPSPLESVALGAGKSLRFFNKLQTSFK comes from the coding sequence ATGATAACTACTGCAGAGATTGGAATAGATTTAGGAACAGCCAATATCCTTGTTTCTAGTAAAAATAAGGGAATCACCATAAATGAACCTGCTGTTGTGGTCATTGACAAGCACACCAAAAGGGTTCTTGCTGTCGGAATAGCGGCGAAGGAAATGATTGGGAAAACACCTGAGAAAATTGTGGCGATCCGCCCATTAAAAGATGGAGTCATCGCAGACTATGACCTTACGACGGAAATGCTTAAATATTTTATGAAAAAAGTAGAGAAGAAAATGGGATTTACAATACGCAAGCCAAATGTGATTGTCTGTACCCCATCAGGTTCGACTAGCGTCGACCGCCGAGCAATTCATGATGCGGTTCGTCAAGCAGGGGCCAAAAAAGTCCATTTGATTGAGGAACCAGTCGCTGCAGCCATTGGTGCCGGCTTACCTGTTGATGAACCGGTGGCAAATGTAGTGGTTGATATTGGCGGTGGGACAACGGAGGTGGCGATTATCTCGTTCGGAGGAGTGGTGGCCTGTCACTCCATCCATATTGCCGGGGATCAAATCGATGATGATATTATTCAATTTGTCCGCAAAAAGTTTAATCTTCTCATCGGTGAACGGACGGCTGAAAAAATAAAGATAGAGATTGGACACGCTATCGCTAACCATGAGGAAATGAACATGGAGGTACGCGGTCGTGATTTATTAACAGGATTGCCCAAAAACATAACACTTTCTTCCTTGGAGATACACGAAACAATCATGGAATCCTTATCCCATATTTTAGAGGCCGTTCGAGCAACCCTCGAGGATTGTCCGGCTGAATTAAGTGGTGATATCGTGGATCGCGGCATTATTTTAACTGGAGGAGGTGCCCTCCTAAAAGGGTTGGAAGAATGGTTATCTGCTGAGATTGCTGTGCCTGTTCATCTTGCGCCAAGCCCGTTAGAATCGGTTGCATTAGGTGCTGGCAAGTCCCTTAGGTTTTTCAATAAGCTCCAGACTTCGTTCAAATAA
- the miaA gene encoding tRNA (adenosine(37)-N6)-dimethylallyltransferase MiaA gives MTNKEKLMVIIGPTAVGKTRLSIELAKRYNGEIISGDSMQIYKGMDIGTAKITQQEMDGIPHHLIDIRDPEQDFSVAEFQQLVREKITEITSRHKLPIIVGGTGLYIQSAIYDYQFSAAPQDPDFRCNLEQRAEKEGNEVLHDELAKIDQQSANEIHPNNVRRVIRALEIYHCTGQTREETQANQSPELLYEIALIGLTMDREQLYSRINQRVDIMIEDGLISEVERLFNSGLRDSQSIQAIGYKEIYEYLNDRVTLPEAIEKLKQNSRRYAKRQLTWFRNKMGVEWFDIGDGQQFEKKITEISAYIEGKLKIKSNT, from the coding sequence TTGACAAATAAAGAAAAATTGATGGTTATTATTGGCCCAACTGCAGTTGGTAAGACAAGGCTTAGCATTGAATTGGCGAAGCGGTATAATGGAGAAATCATCAGTGGCGACTCCATGCAAATATACAAGGGGATGGATATTGGCACGGCTAAAATAACTCAGCAGGAAATGGATGGAATTCCCCATCACTTAATCGATATCAGGGACCCTGAACAAGATTTTTCCGTAGCAGAGTTCCAGCAGCTGGTTCGTGAAAAGATTACTGAGATTACCTCTCGTCATAAGCTACCCATTATCGTTGGGGGAACGGGTCTTTACATACAATCAGCAATCTACGATTACCAATTTTCCGCTGCACCCCAAGATCCTGATTTTCGATGCAATTTGGAACAACGTGCCGAAAAGGAAGGTAATGAAGTATTACATGATGAGTTGGCAAAGATTGATCAGCAAAGTGCAAACGAGATTCACCCTAATAATGTTCGTCGTGTGATTCGCGCATTGGAAATCTACCATTGTACGGGTCAAACCAGAGAAGAGACTCAGGCAAATCAATCACCAGAGCTACTTTATGAAATAGCATTAATAGGATTAACAATGGATCGTGAGCAACTATATAGTCGAATCAATCAGCGGGTTGATATCATGATTGAGGATGGCTTAATTTCCGAAGTCGAAAGGCTGTTTAATAGTGGTCTTCGTGACTCCCAGTCGATTCAAGCGATTGGTTACAAAGAAATATATGAATATTTAAATGACCGTGTGACCTTACCTGAAGCAATTGAAAAACTAAAGCAAAATTCACGCAGGTATGCGAAAAGGCAGTTGACTTGGTTTAGGAACAAGATGGGTGTAGAATGGTTTGATATAGGGGATGGTCAGCAATTTGAAAAAAAAATCACTGAAATTTCTGCCTATATTGAAGGAAAGCTAAAAATTAAATCGAATACATAA
- the hfq gene encoding RNA chaperone Hfq produces MKTAINIQDQYLNQLRKDGTNVTVFLLNGFQLRGQIKGFDNFTVLFESEGKQQLVYKHAISTFAPQRNVQLDLGSEQ; encoded by the coding sequence ATGAAAACAGCCATTAATATTCAAGACCAATATTTAAACCAGCTCCGGAAGGATGGAACAAACGTAACTGTGTTTTTATTGAACGGATTTCAACTTCGAGGCCAAATTAAAGGATTTGATAACTTTACGGTCTTATTTGAATCAGAAGGAAAGCAACAGTTAGTTTACAAACACGCTATTTCTACATTTGCGCCTCAGCGTAATGTTCAATTAGATTTAGGTAGTGAACAATAA
- a CDS encoding DUF1360 domain-containing protein: MYGISWLDFIILILASFRITHLIVFDKITSFFRKPFLSITYEEDASGVIEESTQIKGTGIRYFIGSLLSCYWCVGVWVALGVVGVYFIVPSSYPILIVFAVAGAAAIIESKV; this comes from the coding sequence GTGTATGGCATATCCTGGCTTGATTTTATCATCTTGATCTTAGCTTCGTTTCGCATAACCCATCTAATTGTTTTTGATAAAATAACCTCGTTTTTCCGAAAACCTTTTTTGTCGATTACTTATGAAGAGGATGCCTCAGGAGTGATAGAGGAGTCGACTCAAATAAAAGGGACTGGAATCCGTTATTTCATTGGTTCCCTGCTAAGTTGTTATTGGTGTGTCGGAGTTTGGGTAGCGTTGGGAGTGGTCGGAGTTTACTTTATTGTCCCAAGTTCTTACCCTATTCTTATCGTGTTTGCCGTTGCCGGAGCCGCAGCTATCATTGAATCTAAGGTATAA
- the spoVK gene encoding stage V sporulation protein K: MDQPMRMKNNGQISIVLNSQKRNELSKAAPDSQVVPKIIPPEHAALKEIEEELGALVGMEEMKRMIKEIYAWIYVNKKREEMGLKAGKQALHMMFKGNPGTGKTTVARLIGKLFLKMNVLAKGHLIEAERADLVGEYIGHTAQKTRDLIKKSLGGILFIDEAYSLGRGGEKDFGKEAIDTLVKHMEDKQHEFILILAGYSREMQYFLSLNPGLHSRFPLVIDFPDYSIDQLMEIAARMLKEREYVLSHEAERKIRAHLVLCKSALSPSGFSNGRYVRNIIEKSIRSQSMRILIQNSYDRHDLMTIRSNDLVFEED, encoded by the coding sequence TTGGATCAACCAATGCGTATGAAAAATAATGGACAGATTAGTATTGTTCTAAATTCTCAAAAACGAAATGAGTTATCAAAGGCTGCCCCAGATTCCCAAGTTGTTCCAAAGATCATACCACCAGAGCATGCAGCTTTGAAAGAAATCGAGGAAGAGCTCGGTGCGCTTGTTGGAATGGAAGAAATGAAACGAATGATAAAGGAAATTTATGCCTGGATTTATGTAAATAAAAAACGAGAAGAGATGGGGCTAAAAGCAGGGAAACAAGCTCTTCATATGATGTTTAAAGGCAACCCGGGTACAGGAAAAACAACCGTTGCCCGGCTAATCGGAAAATTATTTTTGAAAATGAATGTTTTGGCAAAGGGTCACCTGATTGAAGCCGAACGTGCCGACCTCGTTGGGGAGTATATTGGGCACACTGCCCAAAAAACGCGGGACTTAATTAAGAAATCACTCGGTGGAATATTATTTATCGATGAGGCTTATTCCCTTGGGCGCGGCGGAGAAAAGGATTTCGGAAAGGAAGCAATTGATACCCTAGTGAAGCATATGGAGGATAAACAGCATGAATTTATCCTTATTTTGGCAGGCTACTCACGGGAAATGCAGTACTTCTTAAGCCTGAATCCGGGTCTACATTCGCGATTCCCTTTAGTGATTGATTTTCCAGATTATTCGATTGATCAGCTTATGGAAATAGCGGCGCGGATGTTAAAAGAAAGAGAGTATGTATTGAGTCATGAGGCAGAAAGAAAAATAAGGGCACATTTGGTTTTGTGCAAGTCTGCGTTAAGTCCAAGTGGTTTTTCGAATGGTCGTTATGTTCGAAATATTATTGAAAAATCGATTCGCTCCCAATCGATGCGGATCCTCATACAAAATAGCTACGACCGCCATGACCTTATGACCATTAGAAGCAATGATTTGGTGTTTGAAGAAGATTAA
- a CDS encoding trimeric intracellular cation channel family protein — MTWEVFSIIGTIAFAVSGAFVAMEEEYDILGVYILGIVTAFGGGAIRNILIGVPVSALWEQGVFFTIALLSITAVFLFPNKLLQHWERWGNFFDAIGLSAFAIQGALYATGMHHPLSAVIVAAILTGSGGGIIRDILAKRKPLVLKAEIYGLWAILAGLVIGLNFAKSGLGLYLLFFVITGLRVLSYTYDWKLPIRSMPTQKKLQTEDL; from the coding sequence ATGACCTGGGAAGTATTTAGCATAATCGGAACGATTGCCTTTGCGGTAAGTGGGGCCTTCGTTGCGATGGAAGAGGAATATGATATTTTAGGCGTTTATATTCTTGGAATCGTGACAGCGTTTGGTGGCGGGGCCATTCGCAACATATTGATAGGGGTACCCGTTTCAGCATTATGGGAACAGGGGGTATTTTTCACGATTGCCCTATTATCCATAACAGCTGTATTCTTGTTTCCAAATAAATTATTGCAGCATTGGGAAAGATGGGGAAACTTTTTTGATGCGATTGGCTTATCTGCTTTTGCCATTCAAGGGGCACTTTATGCTACCGGCATGCATCATCCGCTTAGTGCAGTCATCGTGGCCGCTATTCTTACTGGTAGTGGGGGCGGCATCATTCGCGATATCCTCGCCAAACGAAAGCCTCTTGTGTTAAAGGCTGAAATTTATGGGCTTTGGGCCATTCTTGCTGGACTTGTGATTGGACTTAATTTTGCAAAATCAGGGCTTGGGCTTTACCTTTTATTTTTTGTCATTACCGGGTTACGTGTCCTGTCTTATACATATGACTGGAAGCTACCGATTCGAAGTATGCCCACCCAAAAAAAGCTGCAAACTGAAGATTTATAA
- the hflX gene encoding GTPase HflX translates to MERQADLEKVILVGCQTARVDDLHFQYSMEELASLTDTAKGEVMISVSQKRDRVHPATYIGKGKIEELKALEDELEPDLIIFNDELSSTQIRNLSRELDARVIDRTQLILDIFATRARSKEGKLQVEYAQLQYMLPRLVGQGTSMSRLGAGIGTRGPGETKLESDRRHIRRRIDDIKSQLTVIVGHRDRYRERRKKNKAFQIAIVGYTNAGKSTLFNRLTEADTLEENQLFATLDPTTRKMILPSGFTTLTTDTVGFLQDLPTTLIAAFRSTLEEVNEADLLLHVVDCSNPDYFQHEKTVQHLLEELENQHLPQLTVYNKKDMMQPDFVPVAKTETITISAFEEEDRQKLKQKVEEMVLGLMESYHVHVPSTEGKLLAQLKNETILRELVFDEENQKYNCKGYSFPDQKISGQLKNFSI, encoded by the coding sequence TTGGAACGACAAGCGGATTTAGAAAAAGTAATTTTAGTCGGCTGTCAGACTGCGCGAGTGGATGATCTTCATTTTCAATATTCAATGGAGGAACTAGCCTCACTTACAGATACAGCAAAAGGTGAAGTAATGATTTCAGTCAGTCAAAAACGTGATCGAGTACATCCTGCTACTTATATCGGAAAAGGTAAAATTGAGGAATTAAAAGCATTAGAGGATGAACTGGAGCCAGACCTGATAATTTTTAATGATGAATTATCCTCAACTCAAATTCGGAATTTGTCCCGTGAATTAGATGCTCGGGTCATTGACCGTACTCAGCTTATTCTGGATATTTTTGCAACTCGAGCTCGATCAAAAGAAGGAAAATTACAAGTTGAATATGCACAGCTGCAATATATGTTACCACGGCTTGTTGGGCAAGGGACTTCCATGTCAAGACTTGGTGCAGGGATTGGAACGAGGGGACCAGGTGAAACAAAGCTGGAATCTGATCGCCGCCACATTCGCCGTCGGATTGACGATATTAAATCCCAGCTTACGGTGATTGTTGGTCATCGTGATCGGTATCGGGAACGACGCAAGAAAAACAAAGCCTTTCAAATTGCGATTGTTGGTTATACGAATGCGGGGAAATCAACCTTATTTAACCGTCTGACCGAGGCTGATACCCTTGAAGAAAATCAACTTTTTGCTACTCTGGATCCGACGACAAGGAAAATGATTTTGCCTAGCGGTTTTACGACGTTGACAACGGACACTGTCGGATTTTTACAGGATTTACCGACCACATTGATTGCTGCTTTCAGATCAACTTTAGAGGAAGTTAACGAAGCGGACCTTTTGCTACACGTTGTAGATTGCAGCAATCCTGATTATTTCCAGCATGAAAAAACCGTACAGCATTTATTAGAGGAACTTGAAAATCAGCATTTGCCACAATTAACGGTATACAATAAAAAAGATATGATGCAGCCCGACTTTGTTCCAGTAGCTAAGACGGAGACGATTACGATCAGCGCCTTTGAAGAGGAGGATCGTCAAAAACTTAAACAAAAAGTCGAGGAGATGGTGCTAGGGTTGATGGAATCTTATCATGTCCATGTCCCATCAACGGAAGGAAAGCTTCTGGCCCAATTAAAAAATGAAACGATTCTTAGAGAACTTGTTTTTGATGAAGAAAATCAAAAGTATAATTGTAAGGGATATTCATTCCCAGATCAGAAAATATCTGGCCAACTTAAAAATTTTTCAATTTAG
- a CDS encoding methionine gamma-lyase family protein yields the protein MYQQLAHGETLQKLVGEVETLITPIHKKIDQQIENNQFRVLQSYQNHRVSDSHFNPSTGYGYDDSGRDTLENIYAEVFGGEAGLVRPQIISGTHAISIALFGILRPGDELLYITGKPYDTLEEIVGIRGNGVGSLKEFGISYQSVDLTESGAVDFEVVEKAIGPNTKMIGIQRSKGYATRPSFTVAEIKEMIDFVKEIKSDVVVFVDNCYGEFVEAIEPCHVGADLMAGSLIKNPGGGLVKTGGYIVGKKQFVEACSYRMTSPGIGAEAGASLYSLQEMYQGFFLAPHVVGQALKGAVFTAALLEKLGMNTLPKWDSTRTDLIQSVQFDDRDKMVAFCQAIQYASPINSHVTPYPSYMPGYEDDVIMAAGTFIQGASIELTADGPTRSPYVAYVQGGLTYAHVKIAICIALNHLLEKGLLEI from the coding sequence ATGTATCAACAGTTAGCACACGGGGAAACATTACAGAAGTTGGTGGGTGAGGTCGAAACACTCATTACACCAATACATAAAAAAATTGACCAGCAAATAGAGAATAACCAATTTCGAGTCTTGCAAAGCTATCAAAATCATCGGGTTAGCGACTCGCATTTTAACCCATCAACAGGTTATGGATATGATGATAGCGGTCGGGATACTTTAGAAAATATTTATGCTGAAGTGTTTGGGGGAGAAGCTGGACTTGTTCGTCCTCAAATAATCTCAGGAACCCACGCTATCTCGATTGCCTTATTTGGGATTTTGCGTCCAGGAGATGAGCTCTTATACATAACGGGGAAGCCGTATGACACACTTGAGGAAATCGTCGGCATTCGTGGCAACGGCGTTGGTTCGCTCAAGGAATTTGGGATTTCTTATCAGAGTGTCGACCTGACAGAATCAGGTGCGGTTGACTTTGAAGTTGTTGAGAAAGCGATCGGACCCAATACAAAAATGATTGGGATTCAGCGATCCAAAGGATATGCGACAAGACCGTCTTTTACCGTTGCCGAAATCAAGGAAATGATTGATTTTGTCAAAGAAATAAAGTCAGATGTCGTGGTATTTGTGGACAATTGTTACGGAGAATTTGTAGAAGCGATCGAGCCTTGCCATGTGGGTGCTGATTTGATGGCGGGTTCCTTAATAAAAAATCCAGGCGGAGGCCTCGTGAAGACGGGGGGATATATCGTCGGGAAAAAGCAGTTTGTTGAAGCATGTTCATACCGGATGACATCCCCTGGAATTGGTGCGGAAGCGGGCGCTTCATTATATAGTCTCCAGGAAATGTACCAAGGCTTCTTTCTGGCACCACATGTAGTTGGACAAGCCCTAAAGGGAGCTGTTTTTACAGCGGCTTTATTAGAGAAGCTTGGCATGAATACCCTACCAAAATGGGATTCTACTAGAACGGATCTCATTCAATCCGTTCAATTTGATGACCGTGACAAAATGGTAGCTTTTTGCCAAGCCATTCAATACGCTTCACCGATAAATTCCCATGTAACTCCATATCCTAGCTACATGCCTGGTTATGAGGATGATGTGATTATGGCAGCTGGTACATTTATTCAGGGTGCTAGCATTGAATTAACAGCAGATGGTCCAACCAGATCACCGTATGTTGCGTATGTTCAGGGAGGCTTGACTTATGCACATGTAAAAATCGCCATCTGTATTGCTTTAAACCACTTATTAGAAAAGGGTTTGCTGGAAATTTAA
- a CDS encoding MerR family transcriptional regulator has protein sequence MPLFPIGTVMQLTDLSARQIRYYEEHELISPARTDGNRRMFSLIDIDKLLEIKDLIDQGVNLAGIKQLFAKTKQDIPLVSPEESEKARRELTDNELRKLLRNELLQAGRFNRGSGSLRQGDMSRFFH, from the coding sequence ATGCCGTTGTTTCCCATCGGAACGGTGATGCAACTTACAGATTTATCCGCCCGACAAATTCGTTATTATGAGGAACATGAATTGATTTCTCCTGCTAGAACTGATGGGAATAGACGAATGTTTTCACTTATCGATATTGACAAGCTTTTAGAGATTAAAGATTTAATTGACCAGGGAGTAAATCTTGCGGGTATTAAGCAATTATTTGCTAAAACTAAACAAGATATTCCGTTGGTTTCGCCGGAAGAGTCTGAAAAGGCTAGACGAGAATTGACGGATAATGAATTACGAAAACTCCTGCGCAACGAATTGTTGCAGGCGGGTCGGTTTAATCGTGGATCAGGATCGCTACGTCAAGGTGACATGTCGCGCTTTTTTCATTAA
- the glnA gene encoding type I glutamate--ammonia ligase has translation MAKFTKDDIFRLAKEENVKFIRLQFTDILGTIKNVEIPVSQLEKALDNKMMFDGSSIEGFVRIEESDMYLCPDLNTWVIFPWTAEKGKVARLICDIYNPDGTPFDGDPRNNLRRVLAEMKELGFTNFNLGPEPEFFLFKLDAQGEPTLELNDNAGYFDLAPTDLGENCRRDIVLELEEMGFEIEASHHEVAPGQHEIDFKYADALTACDQIQTFKLVVKTIARKHGLHATFMPKPLFGVNGSGMHCNLSLFKDGENAFYDTSKTLELSEAATQFIAGIIKHAHSFTAVTNPTVNSYKRLVPGYEAPCYVAWSARNRSPLIRIPASRGLSTRIEVRSVDPAANPYLAMAVLLKAGLDGIKNKLTPPAPVDRNIYVMSKEERVEAGIADLPATLALALENLKADEVITSALGEHILEHFVEAKEIEWDMFRTQVHQWERDQYMTMY, from the coding sequence ATGGCAAAGTTTACAAAAGATGACATTTTTCGTTTGGCAAAAGAAGAAAATGTAAAGTTCATCCGACTTCAATTTACAGACATTTTAGGTACAATTAAAAACGTTGAGATTCCTGTAAGTCAGCTTGAAAAAGCGCTTGATAACAAGATGATGTTTGATGGTTCTTCAATCGAAGGATTTGTACGTATTGAAGAATCAGATATGTACCTATGCCCTGATCTTAATACTTGGGTTATCTTCCCTTGGACTGCAGAAAAAGGTAAAGTTGCACGACTAATCTGTGATATTTATAATCCAGATGGAACTCCATTTGATGGTGATCCTCGTAATAATTTAAGACGTGTCCTTGCTGAAATGAAAGAATTAGGATTCACTAACTTCAACTTAGGACCTGAGCCAGAATTTTTCTTGTTCAAGTTAGATGCACAAGGTGAACCAACTCTTGAACTAAACGATAATGCTGGATACTTTGATTTAGCTCCAACTGACCTTGGCGAAAACTGCCGCCGTGATATCGTTTTAGAACTTGAAGAAATGGGCTTTGAAATTGAAGCATCTCACCATGAGGTTGCTCCTGGACAACATGAAATCGATTTTAAATATGCTGATGCATTAACAGCTTGTGACCAAATTCAAACATTCAAGCTTGTTGTAAAAACAATTGCTCGTAAGCATGGTCTTCATGCTACTTTCATGCCAAAACCATTATTCGGTGTGAATGGATCTGGTATGCACTGTAACTTATCTTTATTTAAAGATGGAGAAAATGCATTCTACGATACAAGCAAAACATTAGAATTAAGCGAAGCAGCTACTCAATTTATCGCTGGTATTATTAAACACGCTCATAGCTTTACAGCTGTTACTAACCCAACTGTAAACTCTTATAAGCGTCTAGTGCCTGGTTACGAAGCACCTTGTTACGTAGCTTGGTCTGCACGCAACCGTTCACCACTTATCCGTATTCCTGCTTCACGCGGATTAAGCACTCGTATCGAAGTACGTAGCGTTGACCCTGCTGCTAACCCATACTTAGCAATGGCTGTTCTTTTAAAAGCTGGATTAGATGGAATTAAAAATAAATTAACTCCTCCGGCTCCAGTTGATCGTAACATCTATGTAATGAGTAAAGAAGAGCGCGTTGAAGCTGGTATCGCTGATCTTCCAGCAACTTTAGCTCTTGCATTAGAAAACCTTAAAGCAGACGAAGTTATCACTTCTGCATTAGGTGAACACATTCTTGAGCACTTTGTTGAAGCTAAAGAAATCGAGTGGGATATGTTCCGTACTCAAGTTCACCAATGGGAACGCGATCAATACATGACAATGTATTAA